In Desulfosudis oleivorans Hxd3, the DNA window CTGATCGGCGAGGAAAAATCCCGCTGTATGGTCATGGCCTATGACTACACCGTGCTGGCCGGCACCCAGGGATATTTCAACCACAAAAAAATGGACCGCATGCTCAAGCTGGCCCATGAGCAGCGCCTGCCCCTGGTCCTGTTTGCCGAAGGCGGGGGGGGACGGCCGGGGGATGTGGACGCCATCGGCGTGATGACCGCCGGCCTGGACCTCTCCACGTTTGCCGCGTTTGCCGGTTTAAGCGGCCGGGTGCCGCTGGTCGGTGTGGTGTCCGGTCCCTGTTTTGCGGGCAACGCGGCCCTGCTGGGTTGCTGCGATGTGATTATCGCCACGAAAAATTCCAATATCGGCATGGGCGGCCCGGTGATGATCGAGGGCGGCGGCCTGGGTGTGTTCAAGCCCGAAGAGATCGGCCCCATCGACGTGCAGACGAAAAACGGCGTGGTGGATATTGAAGTGGCCGATGACGCGGCCGCGGTAAACACTGCCCGGCAATACCTCTCCTATTTTCAGGGGAGAGCGCCCCAGTGGGAAGCCGATGACCAGGACCTGCTGCGCGACCTGATTCCGGAAAACAAAAAGCAGCCCTATGACGTGCGCGCGGTCATTCAAGCCATGGCCGACAGGAATTCATTTCTGGAGCTGCGCCCGAAGTTCGGACCGGGCATGGTCACGGGCTTTGTCCGCGTGGAAGGCCGGCCATTCGGCGTGATCGCCAATAACTGCATGCACATGGCCGGCGCCATTGAGGCGGAAGGCGCGGACAAGGCGGCCCGCATGATGCAGCTCTGCCAGGCCCACGGCCTGCCCGTTCTGTCATTGTGCGACACCCCCGGCTTCATGGTGGGCCCGGAAATGGAAAAACGGGCCCAGGTGCGCCACGTGTGCCGAATGTTTGTGGTGGGCTCCCACCTCACCGTGCCCTACTTCACGGTGGTGCTGCGCCGGGGATACGGCCTGGGCGTCATGGCCATGGCCAAAGGCGGGTTTCACGAGTCCTTTTTCACGGCTGCCTGGCCCACCGGCGAGTTCGGCGCCATGGGCATTGAGGGCGCCATCAAAGCCGGGTTTAAAAAGGAACTGGCCGCCATTGAAGACCCCGGGGCCCGGGACCAGTTTTACAACCAGATGGTAAATGAGCTCTACCAGCGGGGCAAGGCCATTAACATCGCCTCCTACCTGGAGCTGGATGCCGTCATCGACCCGGCCGACACCCGCCAGTGGATCATGCGCGGCATTAAATCCGCACCACCCTCAAAACCTGATACCCCCGGCCACGCCTTTGTCGATCCCTGGTAATCAGTTGTTGAAGCAAAGGGCACGGGGGGAAGTATATCTATTTCTTTTTCTCCAAACCTGCTGACCATACTTCTGGCATTCCGGCACAAACAGATAAAGGTTTTAACGGGTTTGCAGGTGGCTGGTGTTTCGTGAAAAGACAGCAGCAGAAAACCCCGTTGCATCATCTGACCTGCATTGATTAAGATGGCGCACATGATTTGAATGCGGCACGGTTTGAAAGGACTTTGGAGTGGAGAAAAAGCGGCGAAAACGGGCGGCCGGCTCCGGCAAACGGCACACGGCCCCCCGGCTGGTGGTCAGCGACGGTCACGGCCGGGTGTTTGAGATTCCGGAGCTGGAGATGGCGGGCCGGCAGCGCGAAATTTTAAAACGGCCCGCAAAACCGGAGTTGATCCCCCTGCCCCACGGCAGCAGCCTGTTTGAGCTGCCCGGCCGGGTGCCGGTGGGATATGATCCCGCGCAAAAACGCTTTGTGCCGGTGACCCATTATCAGGGGGAGCCGGTGATCGCTGTGGCGGCCTTTATGGCACCGGCCTACTCCCAGCTTTTGCTGTCCGCCTGCCAGGTGAAAGACCCAAAGGCCCGGCTGCCCCTGTTTGCCTATACCGCCGTGGGCTGGAACGCCGACCGGTTTGTTGTTGCCGCCTGCCGGGTGGATGCCGACATCCGCCAGGACCTTGACCAGATGGATGAACGGACGATCGAGGCCGGCGCCGTCAAAACCCTGAAACGTTATCCGGGCAACCGGCTGGTGGAGCACCTGGTCCAGAACTGCGTGCGCCGCTACCACTGCCCGGCGGCCCAGAATTTTGTCCAGGACCGGTGGGAGTGCCCGGTGCCCACCAGCATCTCCTGCAACGCCCGGTGCCTGGGCTGCATCTCCTGGCAGCCAAAAACCAGCGGCGTGCCCGTAACCCAGGACCGGCTCGCGTTTGTGCCCACGCCGGAAGAGATTGTGGAATTCACGGTTCCGCATCTTGACAATGCCCCCCGGCCGGTCATCAGCTTCGGCCAGGGATGCGAGGGAGAGCCCCTGCTTCAGGGAGACGTGATCGAGGCGGCCATCTTGAAAATCCGGAACCGCACATCCGCCGGCACCATCAACCTCAACTCCAACGCCAGCCTTCCCCGGGTGGTGGAACGGCTCTGTGCCGCCGGGCTGGACAGCATTCGGGTCAGCCTGAGCAGCGCGCAGAAGGCCCTTTACCTTGCCTACTACTCGCCGCGCGGCTACGCATTTGAAGATGTTTTGGAATCCATGAACGTGATGCGGCGCCACGGCAGGTGGATATCCCTCAACTACTTTATCTTTCCCGGCCTGACCGATGATCCGGAAGAGACGGCGGCCCTGATTGACCTGGTCCGGCGGTTCCGCGTGGACTACATCCAGATGCGGAACCTCAACATCGATCCGGACTGGTACATGGAGAAGATGGGACTTGCCGGTTTGTCCTCCCGGCCCATGGGCCTTCTTGCGTGGCAGAAAAAAGTAAAACAGGCGGCGCCGTGGGTGAGGTTCGGGTACTTTAATCCGCCGAAGCAAGCCTGGTAAAATCAGGGGATCGAAAACGCCGTGGGGGCAGCGACGAAGCCGTTTCATGTCATTGCGAGGAGCGTCAGCGACGAAGCAATCTCAATCTCCGGGGGGATTCAAGTGCGCTTAAGATTGCTTCGCTGCGCTCGCAATGACCCAGGGAGGTCAGGCGGCCGGGGTCAGCTTTTTTTCAAAAACAACCTTGCCGTCTTCCGGGCCGTAGAATTCCGGCAGCCCGGCCACCCGGACATACCCGCACCGCTCGTAGAAACGCCGGGTGGGCGCATACTGGGGCCGGTCTGAAGTGTCCGCGTAAACCTGCGTGCCGCCGGCCCGGGCGATGAGCCGCTCGGCCTCGGCCATCAGGACCCGTCCCAGGCCGTTCTTCTGGAAATCCGGGTGCACGGCAATCCAGTAAAGATCATAGCTGGACCGGGTGCAGGGAACCGGGCCGAAACAGGCATACCCCAGCAGCCGGCCG includes these proteins:
- a CDS encoding radical SAM protein, which codes for MEKKRRKRAAGSGKRHTAPRLVVSDGHGRVFEIPELEMAGRQREILKRPAKPELIPLPHGSSLFELPGRVPVGYDPAQKRFVPVTHYQGEPVIAVAAFMAPAYSQLLLSACQVKDPKARLPLFAYTAVGWNADRFVVAACRVDADIRQDLDQMDERTIEAGAVKTLKRYPGNRLVEHLVQNCVRRYHCPAAQNFVQDRWECPVPTSISCNARCLGCISWQPKTSGVPVTQDRLAFVPTPEEIVEFTVPHLDNAPRPVISFGQGCEGEPLLQGDVIEAAILKIRNRTSAGTINLNSNASLPRVVERLCAAGLDSIRVSLSSAQKALYLAYYSPRGYAFEDVLESMNVMRRHGRWISLNYFIFPGLTDDPEETAALIDLVRRFRVDYIQMRNLNIDPDWYMEKMGLAGLSSRPMGLLAWQKKVKQAAPWVRFGYFNPPKQAW
- a CDS encoding acyl-CoA carboxylase subunit beta, with translation MNSEEEKNGTGSEKTASVRPELAEMRERHGFLLDENRPDAVARRQQKNQQTARANVTALCDTDSFIEYGGLAVAAQRGRRSAEDLIAKTPADGLIAGIGTVNNDLIGEEKSRCMVMAYDYTVLAGTQGYFNHKKMDRMLKLAHEQRLPLVLFAEGGGGRPGDVDAIGVMTAGLDLSTFAAFAGLSGRVPLVGVVSGPCFAGNAALLGCCDVIIATKNSNIGMGGPVMIEGGGLGVFKPEEIGPIDVQTKNGVVDIEVADDAAAVNTARQYLSYFQGRAPQWEADDQDLLRDLIPENKKQPYDVRAVIQAMADRNSFLELRPKFGPGMVTGFVRVEGRPFGVIANNCMHMAGAIEAEGADKAARMMQLCQAHGLPVLSLCDTPGFMVGPEMEKRAQVRHVCRMFVVGSHLTVPYFTVVLRRGYGLGVMAMAKGGFHESFFTAAWPTGEFGAMGIEGAIKAGFKKELAAIEDPGARDQFYNQMVNELYQRGKAINIASYLELDAVIDPADTRQWIMRGIKSAPPSKPDTPGHAFVDPW